The proteins below come from a single Hemibagrus wyckioides isolate EC202008001 linkage group LG22, SWU_Hwy_1.0, whole genome shotgun sequence genomic window:
- the tmem150aa gene encoding transmembrane protein 150Aa — MTAWIILPVSLAAFSITGIWIVYAMAVMNHHVCPVENWSYNVTCSEQKAEPGFPKTCCTLQDIPLISKCGSYPPESCLFSLIGNVGAFMVVMVCLLRYAQIIEHSHHSWTNTSGLVSGFTNAVGLVMVGNFQVDHAKTLHYVGAGVAFPAGMLFVCLQCVLTYRVAVTPLDYLMAHVRVALSSISLIALVLSGVFFIHESFVLQHAAAICEWVFTVIILVFYGTFTYEFGSVTRDTVMAGLQRNLPLGGGASRELKTPGRSSTTSTQLNCMPENIAML, encoded by the exons ATGACTGCGTGGATCATCCTGCCCGTCAGCCTGGCCGCCTTCTCCATCACCGGGATATGgatagt gtaCGCCATGGCCGTGATGAACCACCACGTTTGTCCTGTGGAGAACTG GTCTTACAACGTGACGTGTTCAGAGCAAAAAGCTGAACCAGGCTTCCCCAAGACCTGCTGCACCCTTCAGGACATCCCactcatcag TAAATGCGGCTCATATCCTCCAGAGAGCTGTCTGTTCAGCCTCATCGGCAATGTGGGAGCATTTATGG tggtgatggtgtgtcTGCTGCGCTACGCTCAGATCATCGAGCACAGTCATCACTCCTGGACCAACACGAGCGGCCTGGTGTCGGGCTTCACCAACGCCGTGGGACTCGTCATGGTGGGAAACTTCCAG GTGGACCACGCTAAGACTCTGCACTACGTGGGCGCGGGCGTGGCCTTTCCCGCCGGGATGCTGTTcgtgtgtctgcagtgtgtgttgacGTACCGCGTCGCGGTCACGCCTCTGGATTACCTGATGGCCCACGTGAGGGTGGCGCTCTCCAGCATCTCTCTGATTGCACTCGTCCTCA GCGGCGTCTTCTTCATCCACGAGAGCTTCGTCCTGCAGCACGCCGCCGCCATCTGCGAGTGGGTCTTCACCGTCATCATCCTCGTCTTCTACGGCACGTTCACCTACGAGTTCGGCTCCGTCACCAGAGACACCGTGATGGCGGGGCTGCAGAGGAACCTCCCccttgggggcggagcttccaggGAGCTGAAGACTCCGGGCAGGAGCAGCACCACGTCTACACAGCTGAACTGCATGCCGGAGAACATAGCTATGCTTTAA
- the rnf181 gene encoding E3 ubiquitin-protein ligase RNF181, which translates to MSSYFDEHDCEPTDPEEQYRQNALLELARSLMQGLDVDFGSLDISEWDQRLPPPAAKNVVQSLPLLVISPQQADKGLKCPVCLLEFEEQETVREMPCKHLFHSSCILPWLGKTNSCPLCRLELPTDNPDYEEFKKDKDRRRQREHRLEDLHGAMYT; encoded by the exons atgAGCTCTTATTTTGATGAACATGACTGTGAGCCCACAGACCCGGAGGAGCAGTACAGGCAGAATGCACTGCTGGAGCTGGCCAg GTCTCTGATGCAGGGTTTGGACGTGGACTTTGGATCTCTGGACATTTCCGAGTGGGATCAGCGTCTTCCTCCTCCTGCAGCCAAAAATGTAGTGCAGAGTCTTCCTCTGCTCGTCATATCCCCACAACAAGCag ATAAAGGACTGAAGTGTCCTGTGTGTCTACTGGAGTTTGAGGAGCAGGAGACGGTGCGAGAGATGCCCTGTAAACATCTCTTCCACTCCAGCTGCATCCTGCCCTGGCTGGGAAag ACTAACTCGTGTCCTCTGTGTCGACTCGAGCTGCCCACAGACAACCCTGACTACGAGGAGTTTAAAAAGGACaaa gaccggagaagacagagagaacacCGTCTGGAGGATCTGCATGGGGCCATgtacacatga